A DNA window from Pogona vitticeps strain Pit_001003342236 chromosome 2, PviZW2.1, whole genome shotgun sequence contains the following coding sequences:
- the LOC110070110 gene encoding uncharacterized protein LOC110070110 isoform X28, whose translation MVKVEQEEEPSGLYQLGSERFPGTSSGFPNLIKPEKEEDLYYYGSEEYPRGAGKQSGYLDDFVKAEEEEGLYSQGAEQCASVAWDHSGFPDVVVKPEEEEEFSNKSGSVAGVPSGGLDVFIKPEEEEGLYNHEAEGGTNVAWDQSGFPDILVKAEEEEVLYSQGVEECASVAWNHSGVPDSVIKPEEEEELFKESASVFGDQSGFHAIVIKPEEEEGLCSLISGESVNIAVEQSVENCGKTKMCIKCGKCFTCNLDLARHQKSHEEDREKSYKATKGTFMLHQKANTGNKHFKCRMSGQCKPLAGHQKIQAKPQRYRCQECGKCFSHPSKFLRHQAVHTGEKPYKCDWCGKCFPQNSHLVTHQVVHTGEKPYKCDECGKCFSQNSNLVMHQAVHTGEKPYECELCGKSFAYKSDLVKHQRVHTGEKPYKCEQCGKCFSQNSNLVKHQAVHTGEKPYKCQQCGKSFPQNSNLTMHQTVHTGEKPYKCEQCGKCFSQNSNLVMHQAVHTGEKPHECELCGKCFAYKADLVKHQRVHTGEKPYKCKQCGKCFSQNSNLVTHQAVHTGEKPYKCDQCGKCFSQNSNLVTHQAVHTSEKPYRSQEYEKYFAHGPHIVSNEKVHKGERTYKCQECGKCFASSSILVKHQGVHTGEKPYRCQECGKSFVYKADLVKHQRVHTREKPYKCCECGKCFAQISNLVMHERVHTGEKPFKCQECGKCFASSSVLLSHQRVHTGEKPFKCEECGNCFAWRGNLVKHQKVHRGEAPYKCQECGKCFAYNSDLVSHLKIHTGEKPYKCPECGICFASRSDVVIHRKNHTGEKPYRCQECEKCFAWNSQFLRHKAVHTREKPYKCEQCGKDFARNSNLVTHQAVHTGEKPYECQECGKCFSQKAKLFKHYRVHTGEKPYRCQECGKLFAASSALVIHQRKHTGEKPYKCKECGKCFACNTHLVRHERIHTKEKPYKCQDCEKSFTQKYQFMIHKRVHTGGKLYKCQECGKCFAQNARLETHRAIHTAEQPYKCQQCGKCFVQRSRLMRHQALHTEEKLVKS comes from the exons ATGGTCAAAGTGGAGCAAGAAGAGGAGCCAAGTGGCCTCTACCAGTTGGGATCCGAGAGATTTCCAGGAACCAGCTCAG GATTTCCTAATCTTATAAaaccagagaaggaagaggaccTGTATTATTATGGATCTGAGGAATACCCCAGAGGTGCTGGAAAGCAGTCAG GATATCTAGACGATTTTGttaaagcagaggaagaagaggggctgTACAGCCAGGGAGCTGAGCAATGCGCAAGTGTTGCCTGGGACCATTCAG GATTTCCTGACGTGGTTGTAAagccagaggaggaagaggaatttTCCAACAAAAGTGGAAGCGTAGCTGGTGTTCCTTCAG GAGGTCTGGATGTTTTCATAaaaccagaggaggaggaagggctgtaCAACCATGAAGCCGAAGGAGGTACAAATGTTGCCTGGGACCAGTCAG GATTTCCTGACATTCTGGtaaaggcagaggaggaagaggtgctGTATAGCCAGGGAGTGGAAGAATGCGCAAGTGTTGCCTGGAACCATTCAG GAGTTCCTGACTCTGTTATAAagccagaggaagaagaggaattgTTCAAGGAAAGTGCAAGTGTTTTTGGAGACCAGTCAG GATTTCATGCCATTGTTATAAagccagaggaggaagaggggctgtGCAGCCTGATATCTGGGGAAAGTGTAAACATTGCTGTTGAACAATCAG TAGAAAACTGCGGGAAAACAAAAATGTGCAtcaagtgtgggaaatgtttcacctGCAATTTGGATCTGGCCAGACACCAGAAGTCCCAtgaggaagacagagagaaatcCTACAAAGCCACCAAGGGAACATTTATGCTTCACCAGAAGGCCAACACTGGAAATAAACACTTCAAGTGCAGAATGTCTGGACAATGTAAGCCACTTGCCGGCCACCAGAAAATCCAAGCAAAACCACAACGATacagatgccaggagtgtggaaaatgttttagtCACCCTTCAAAGTTTCTGAGGCACCAGGcagtccatacaggagagaaaccatacaaatgcgactggtgtggaaaatgttttcctCAGAATTCACATCTTGTGACACATCAAgtagtccacacaggagagaaaccatacaaatgtgacgagtgtgggaaatgtttttctcagaattcaAACCTTGTGATGCACCAAGccgtccacacaggagagaaaccctatgaatGTGAGCTATGTGGAAAGAGTTTTGCTTATAAATCGGACCTTGTGAAGCaccaaagagtccacacaggagagaaaccatacaaatgtgaacagtgtgggaaatgtttttctcagaattcaAATCTGGTGAAGCATCAGgcagtccacacaggagagaaaccctataaatgtcaGCAGTGTGGAAAAAGTTTTCCTCAGAATTCAAACCTTACGATGCATCAAacggtccacacaggagaaaaaccctataaatgtgagcagtgtggaaaatgtttttctcagaattcaAACCTAGTGATGCATCAGGCAGTGCACACCGGAGAGAAACCCCACGAATGTGAGCTGTGTGGAAAGTGTTTTGCTTATAAAGCAGATCTAGTAAAGCACCAAAgagttcatacaggagagaaaccatacaaatgtaaacagtgtggaaaatgtttttctcagaattcaAACCTGGTGACACATCAGGCAgtgcacacaggagagaaaccatataaatgtgatCAGTGTGGAAAGTGTTTTTCCCAGAATTCAAATCTTGTGACACATCAGGCAGTCCACACAAGTGAGAAACCATACAGATCACAggaatatgaaaaatattttgctCACGGTCCACACATTGTGAGCAATGAAAAAGTacacaaaggagaaagaacatataaatgccaggaatgtgggaaatgttttgcttccagTTCAATTCTTGTAAAACACCAGggagtccacacaggggagaaaccatacagatgtcaagaatgtggaaaatcttttgTTTACAAGGCAGATCTCGTGAAACACCAGAGGGTGCACACaagagagaagccatacaaatgttgtgagtgtgggaaatgttttgctcagatttCAAACCTCGTGATGCatgagagagtccacacaggggagaagccatttaaatgccaggagtgtggtaAATGCTTTGCCTCCAGTTCAGTCCTTCTGagccaccagagagtccacacaggagagaaaccattcaaATGTGAGGAGTGTGGTAATTGTTTTGCTTGGAGAGGCAACCTTGTCAAGCATCAAAAAGTTCACAGAGGAGAGGctccgtacaaatgccaggagtgtggaaaatgttttgcttacaattcaGATCTTGTGAGCCACCTgaaaatccacacaggagagaaaccctacaaatgcccaGAATGCGGGATATGTTTTGCTTCCAGGTCTGACGTTGTGATCCATCGGAAAaatcacacaggagagaaaccatacagatgccaggagtgtgagaaatgttttgcttggaattcacaGTTTCTGAGGCATAAGGCAGTTCACACcagagaaaaaccatacaaatgtgagCAGTGTGGAAAAGACTTTGCTCGGAATTCAAATCTTGTGACACATCAAGCTGTCCACACCGgcgagaaaccatatgaatgccaggagtgtggaaaatgtttctctCAAAAGGCAAAGCTTTTCAAGCACTATagagtccacacaggggaaaaaccatacaGATGTCAGGAGTGCGGGAAGCTTTTTGCCGCAAGCTCAGCCCTTGTGATCCATCAGCGAaaacacacaggagagaaaccttacaaatgcaaGGAGTGTGGAAAGTGTTTTGCTTGCAATACACATCTTGTGAGGCATGAAAGGATCCATACTaaagagaaaccatataaatgccaagaTTGTGAGAAATCTTTCACTCAGAAATATCAATTTATGATACATAAGAGAGTCCATACGGGAGGGAAACTATATAAATgccaagaatgtggaaaatgttttgctcagaatgcaCGACTTGAGACTCACCGGGCAATCCATACAGCAGAACAGCCATATAAATGCcagcagtgtgggaaatgttttgttcagcGTTCACGACTTATGAGGCACCAAGCACTTCATACAGAAGAAAAACTAGTAAAATCATAG
- the LOC110070110 gene encoding uncharacterized protein LOC110070110 isoform X18 translates to MVKVEQEEEPSGLYQLGSERFPGTSSGDRWAGFPNLIKPEKEEDLYYYGSEEYPRGAGKQSGYLDDFVKAEEEEGLYSQGAEQCASVAWDHSGFPDVVVKPEEEEEFSNKSGSVAGVPSGFCDFFVKPEKGEELCNHGSEENASGAVNQSGEGDAHATKLMGEQGGLDVFIKPEEEEGLYNHEAEGGTNVAWDQSGFPDILVKAEEEEVLYSQGVEECASVAWNHSGVPDSVIKPEEEEELFKESASVFGDQSGFHAIVIKPEEEEGLCSLISGESVNIAVEQSVENCGKTKMCIKCGKCFTCNLDLARHQKSHEEDREKSYKATKGTFMLHQKANTGNKHFKCRMSGQCKPLAGHQKIQAKPQRYRCQECGKCFSHPSKFLRHQAVHTGEKPYKCDWCGKCFPQNSHLVTHQVVHTGEKPYKCDECGKCFSQNSNLVMHQAVHTGEKPYECELCGKSFAYKSDLVKHQRVHTGEKPYKCEQCGKCFSQNSNLVKHQAVHTGEKPYKCQQCGKSFPQNSNLTMHQTVHTGEKPYKCEQCGKCFSQNSNLVMHQAVHTGEKPHECELCGKCFAYKADLVKHQRVHTGEKPYKCKQCGKCFSQNSNLVTHQAVHTGEKPYKCDQCGKCFSQNSNLVTHQAVHTSEKPYRSQEYEKYFAHGPHIVSNEKVHKGERTYKCQECGKCFASSSILVKHQGVHTGEKPYRCQECGKSFVYKADLVKHQRVHTREKPYKCCECGKCFAQISNLVMHERVHTGEKPFKCQECGKCFASSSVLLSHQRVHTGEKPFKCEECGNCFAWRGNLVKHQKVHRGEAPYKCQECGKCFAYNSDLVSHLKIHTGEKPYKCPECGICFASRSDVVIHRKNHTGEKPYRCQECEKCFAWNSQFLRHKAVHTREKPYKCEQCGKDFARNSNLVTHQAVHTGEKPYECQECGKCFSQKAKLFKHYRVHTGEKPYRCQECGKLFAASSALVIHQRKHTGEKPYKCKECGKCFACNTHLVRHERIHTKEKPYKCQDCEKSFTQKYQFMIHKRVHTGGKLYKCQECGKCFAQNARLETHRAIHTAEQPYKCQQCGKCFVQRSRLMRHQALHTEEKLVKS, encoded by the exons ATGGTCAAAGTGGAGCAAGAAGAGGAGCCAAGTGGCCTCTACCAGTTGGGATCCGAGAGATTTCCAGGAACCAGCTCAGGTGACAGATGGGCTG GATTTCCTAATCTTATAAaaccagagaaggaagaggaccTGTATTATTATGGATCTGAGGAATACCCCAGAGGTGCTGGAAAGCAGTCAG GATATCTAGACGATTTTGttaaagcagaggaagaagaggggctgTACAGCCAGGGAGCTGAGCAATGCGCAAGTGTTGCCTGGGACCATTCAG GATTTCCTGACGTGGTTGTAAagccagaggaggaagaggaatttTCCAACAAAAGTGGAAGCGTAGCTGGTGTTCCTTCAG GGTTTTGTGACTTTTTTGTAAAGCCAGAGAAGGGAGAGGAACTGTGTAATCATGGATCTGAGGAAAATGCAAGCGGTGCTGTCAACCAGTCCGGTGAGGGAGATGCTCATGCAACTAAACTGATGGGGGAACAAG GAGGTCTGGATGTTTTCATAaaaccagaggaggaggaagggctgtaCAACCATGAAGCCGAAGGAGGTACAAATGTTGCCTGGGACCAGTCAG GATTTCCTGACATTCTGGtaaaggcagaggaggaagaggtgctGTATAGCCAGGGAGTGGAAGAATGCGCAAGTGTTGCCTGGAACCATTCAG GAGTTCCTGACTCTGTTATAAagccagaggaagaagaggaattgTTCAAGGAAAGTGCAAGTGTTTTTGGAGACCAGTCAG GATTTCATGCCATTGTTATAAagccagaggaggaagaggggctgtGCAGCCTGATATCTGGGGAAAGTGTAAACATTGCTGTTGAACAATCAG TAGAAAACTGCGGGAAAACAAAAATGTGCAtcaagtgtgggaaatgtttcacctGCAATTTGGATCTGGCCAGACACCAGAAGTCCCAtgaggaagacagagagaaatcCTACAAAGCCACCAAGGGAACATTTATGCTTCACCAGAAGGCCAACACTGGAAATAAACACTTCAAGTGCAGAATGTCTGGACAATGTAAGCCACTTGCCGGCCACCAGAAAATCCAAGCAAAACCACAACGATacagatgccaggagtgtggaaaatgttttagtCACCCTTCAAAGTTTCTGAGGCACCAGGcagtccatacaggagagaaaccatacaaatgcgactggtgtggaaaatgttttcctCAGAATTCACATCTTGTGACACATCAAgtagtccacacaggagagaaaccatacaaatgtgacgagtgtgggaaatgtttttctcagaattcaAACCTTGTGATGCACCAAGccgtccacacaggagagaaaccctatgaatGTGAGCTATGTGGAAAGAGTTTTGCTTATAAATCGGACCTTGTGAAGCaccaaagagtccacacaggagagaaaccatacaaatgtgaacagtgtgggaaatgtttttctcagaattcaAATCTGGTGAAGCATCAGgcagtccacacaggagagaaaccctataaatgtcaGCAGTGTGGAAAAAGTTTTCCTCAGAATTCAAACCTTACGATGCATCAAacggtccacacaggagaaaaaccctataaatgtgagcagtgtggaaaatgtttttctcagaattcaAACCTAGTGATGCATCAGGCAGTGCACACCGGAGAGAAACCCCACGAATGTGAGCTGTGTGGAAAGTGTTTTGCTTATAAAGCAGATCTAGTAAAGCACCAAAgagttcatacaggagagaaaccatacaaatgtaaacagtgtggaaaatgtttttctcagaattcaAACCTGGTGACACATCAGGCAgtgcacacaggagagaaaccatataaatgtgatCAGTGTGGAAAGTGTTTTTCCCAGAATTCAAATCTTGTGACACATCAGGCAGTCCACACAAGTGAGAAACCATACAGATCACAggaatatgaaaaatattttgctCACGGTCCACACATTGTGAGCAATGAAAAAGTacacaaaggagaaagaacatataaatgccaggaatgtgggaaatgttttgcttccagTTCAATTCTTGTAAAACACCAGggagtccacacaggggagaaaccatacagatgtcaagaatgtggaaaatcttttgTTTACAAGGCAGATCTCGTGAAACACCAGAGGGTGCACACaagagagaagccatacaaatgttgtgagtgtgggaaatgttttgctcagatttCAAACCTCGTGATGCatgagagagtccacacaggggagaagccatttaaatgccaggagtgtggtaAATGCTTTGCCTCCAGTTCAGTCCTTCTGagccaccagagagtccacacaggagagaaaccattcaaATGTGAGGAGTGTGGTAATTGTTTTGCTTGGAGAGGCAACCTTGTCAAGCATCAAAAAGTTCACAGAGGAGAGGctccgtacaaatgccaggagtgtggaaaatgttttgcttacaattcaGATCTTGTGAGCCACCTgaaaatccacacaggagagaaaccctacaaatgcccaGAATGCGGGATATGTTTTGCTTCCAGGTCTGACGTTGTGATCCATCGGAAAaatcacacaggagagaaaccatacagatgccaggagtgtgagaaatgttttgcttggaattcacaGTTTCTGAGGCATAAGGCAGTTCACACcagagaaaaaccatacaaatgtgagCAGTGTGGAAAAGACTTTGCTCGGAATTCAAATCTTGTGACACATCAAGCTGTCCACACCGgcgagaaaccatatgaatgccaggagtgtggaaaatgtttctctCAAAAGGCAAAGCTTTTCAAGCACTATagagtccacacaggggaaaaaccatacaGATGTCAGGAGTGCGGGAAGCTTTTTGCCGCAAGCTCAGCCCTTGTGATCCATCAGCGAaaacacacaggagagaaaccttacaaatgcaaGGAGTGTGGAAAGTGTTTTGCTTGCAATACACATCTTGTGAGGCATGAAAGGATCCATACTaaagagaaaccatataaatgccaagaTTGTGAGAAATCTTTCACTCAGAAATATCAATTTATGATACATAAGAGAGTCCATACGGGAGGGAAACTATATAAATgccaagaatgtggaaaatgttttgctcagaatgcaCGACTTGAGACTCACCGGGCAATCCATACAGCAGAACAGCCATATAAATGCcagcagtgtgggaaatgttttgttcagcGTTCACGACTTATGAGGCACCAAGCACTTCATACAGAAGAAAAACTAGTAAAATCATAG
- the LOC110070110 gene encoding uncharacterized protein LOC110070110 isoform X22 — protein sequence MVKVEQEEEPSGLYQLGSERFPGTSSGFPNLIKPEKEEDLYYYGSEEYPRGAGKQSGYLDDFVKAEEEEGLYSQGAEQCASVAWDHSGFPDVVVKPEEEEEFSNKSGSVAGVPSGFCDFFVKPEKGEELCNHGSEENASGAVNQSGGLDVFIKPEEEEGLYNHEAEGGTNVAWDQSGFPDILVKAEEEEVLYSQGVEECASVAWNHSGVPDSVIKPEEEEELFKESASVFGDQSGFHAIVIKPEEEEGLCSLISGESVNIAVEQSVENCGKTKMCIKCGKCFTCNLDLARHQKSHEEDREKSYKATKGTFMLHQKANTGNKHFKCRMSGQCKPLAGHQKIQAKPQRYRCQECGKCFSHPSKFLRHQAVHTGEKPYKCDWCGKCFPQNSHLVTHQVVHTGEKPYKCDECGKCFSQNSNLVMHQAVHTGEKPYECELCGKSFAYKSDLVKHQRVHTGEKPYKCEQCGKCFSQNSNLVKHQAVHTGEKPYKCQQCGKSFPQNSNLTMHQTVHTGEKPYKCEQCGKCFSQNSNLVMHQAVHTGEKPHECELCGKCFAYKADLVKHQRVHTGEKPYKCKQCGKCFSQNSNLVTHQAVHTGEKPYKCDQCGKCFSQNSNLVTHQAVHTSEKPYRSQEYEKYFAHGPHIVSNEKVHKGERTYKCQECGKCFASSSILVKHQGVHTGEKPYRCQECGKSFVYKADLVKHQRVHTREKPYKCCECGKCFAQISNLVMHERVHTGEKPFKCQECGKCFASSSVLLSHQRVHTGEKPFKCEECGNCFAWRGNLVKHQKVHRGEAPYKCQECGKCFAYNSDLVSHLKIHTGEKPYKCPECGICFASRSDVVIHRKNHTGEKPYRCQECEKCFAWNSQFLRHKAVHTREKPYKCEQCGKDFARNSNLVTHQAVHTGEKPYECQECGKCFSQKAKLFKHYRVHTGEKPYRCQECGKLFAASSALVIHQRKHTGEKPYKCKECGKCFACNTHLVRHERIHTKEKPYKCQDCEKSFTQKYQFMIHKRVHTGGKLYKCQECGKCFAQNARLETHRAIHTAEQPYKCQQCGKCFVQRSRLMRHQALHTEEKLVKS from the exons ATGGTCAAAGTGGAGCAAGAAGAGGAGCCAAGTGGCCTCTACCAGTTGGGATCCGAGAGATTTCCAGGAACCAGCTCAG GATTTCCTAATCTTATAAaaccagagaaggaagaggaccTGTATTATTATGGATCTGAGGAATACCCCAGAGGTGCTGGAAAGCAGTCAG GATATCTAGACGATTTTGttaaagcagaggaagaagaggggctgTACAGCCAGGGAGCTGAGCAATGCGCAAGTGTTGCCTGGGACCATTCAG GATTTCCTGACGTGGTTGTAAagccagaggaggaagaggaatttTCCAACAAAAGTGGAAGCGTAGCTGGTGTTCCTTCAG GGTTTTGTGACTTTTTTGTAAAGCCAGAGAAGGGAGAGGAACTGTGTAATCATGGATCTGAGGAAAATGCAAGCGGTGCTGTCAACCAGTCCG GAGGTCTGGATGTTTTCATAaaaccagaggaggaggaagggctgtaCAACCATGAAGCCGAAGGAGGTACAAATGTTGCCTGGGACCAGTCAG GATTTCCTGACATTCTGGtaaaggcagaggaggaagaggtgctGTATAGCCAGGGAGTGGAAGAATGCGCAAGTGTTGCCTGGAACCATTCAG GAGTTCCTGACTCTGTTATAAagccagaggaagaagaggaattgTTCAAGGAAAGTGCAAGTGTTTTTGGAGACCAGTCAG GATTTCATGCCATTGTTATAAagccagaggaggaagaggggctgtGCAGCCTGATATCTGGGGAAAGTGTAAACATTGCTGTTGAACAATCAG TAGAAAACTGCGGGAAAACAAAAATGTGCAtcaagtgtgggaaatgtttcacctGCAATTTGGATCTGGCCAGACACCAGAAGTCCCAtgaggaagacagagagaaatcCTACAAAGCCACCAAGGGAACATTTATGCTTCACCAGAAGGCCAACACTGGAAATAAACACTTCAAGTGCAGAATGTCTGGACAATGTAAGCCACTTGCCGGCCACCAGAAAATCCAAGCAAAACCACAACGATacagatgccaggagtgtggaaaatgttttagtCACCCTTCAAAGTTTCTGAGGCACCAGGcagtccatacaggagagaaaccatacaaatgcgactggtgtggaaaatgttttcctCAGAATTCACATCTTGTGACACATCAAgtagtccacacaggagagaaaccatacaaatgtgacgagtgtgggaaatgtttttctcagaattcaAACCTTGTGATGCACCAAGccgtccacacaggagagaaaccctatgaatGTGAGCTATGTGGAAAGAGTTTTGCTTATAAATCGGACCTTGTGAAGCaccaaagagtccacacaggagagaaaccatacaaatgtgaacagtgtgggaaatgtttttctcagaattcaAATCTGGTGAAGCATCAGgcagtccacacaggagagaaaccctataaatgtcaGCAGTGTGGAAAAAGTTTTCCTCAGAATTCAAACCTTACGATGCATCAAacggtccacacaggagaaaaaccctataaatgtgagcagtgtggaaaatgtttttctcagaattcaAACCTAGTGATGCATCAGGCAGTGCACACCGGAGAGAAACCCCACGAATGTGAGCTGTGTGGAAAGTGTTTTGCTTATAAAGCAGATCTAGTAAAGCACCAAAgagttcatacaggagagaaaccatacaaatgtaaacagtgtggaaaatgtttttctcagaattcaAACCTGGTGACACATCAGGCAgtgcacacaggagagaaaccatataaatgtgatCAGTGTGGAAAGTGTTTTTCCCAGAATTCAAATCTTGTGACACATCAGGCAGTCCACACAAGTGAGAAACCATACAGATCACAggaatatgaaaaatattttgctCACGGTCCACACATTGTGAGCAATGAAAAAGTacacaaaggagaaagaacatataaatgccaggaatgtgggaaatgttttgcttccagTTCAATTCTTGTAAAACACCAGggagtccacacaggggagaaaccatacagatgtcaagaatgtggaaaatcttttgTTTACAAGGCAGATCTCGTGAAACACCAGAGGGTGCACACaagagagaagccatacaaatgttgtgagtgtgggaaatgttttgctcagatttCAAACCTCGTGATGCatgagagagtccacacaggggagaagccatttaaatgccaggagtgtggtaAATGCTTTGCCTCCAGTTCAGTCCTTCTGagccaccagagagtccacacaggagagaaaccattcaaATGTGAGGAGTGTGGTAATTGTTTTGCTTGGAGAGGCAACCTTGTCAAGCATCAAAAAGTTCACAGAGGAGAGGctccgtacaaatgccaggagtgtggaaaatgttttgcttacaattcaGATCTTGTGAGCCACCTgaaaatccacacaggagagaaaccctacaaatgcccaGAATGCGGGATATGTTTTGCTTCCAGGTCTGACGTTGTGATCCATCGGAAAaatcacacaggagagaaaccatacagatgccaggagtgtgagaaatgttttgcttggaattcacaGTTTCTGAGGCATAAGGCAGTTCACACcagagaaaaaccatacaaatgtgagCAGTGTGGAAAAGACTTTGCTCGGAATTCAAATCTTGTGACACATCAAGCTGTCCACACCGgcgagaaaccatatgaatgccaggagtgtggaaaatgtttctctCAAAAGGCAAAGCTTTTCAAGCACTATagagtccacacaggggaaaaaccatacaGATGTCAGGAGTGCGGGAAGCTTTTTGCCGCAAGCTCAGCCCTTGTGATCCATCAGCGAaaacacacaggagagaaaccttacaaatgcaaGGAGTGTGGAAAGTGTTTTGCTTGCAATACACATCTTGTGAGGCATGAAAGGATCCATACTaaagagaaaccatataaatgccaagaTTGTGAGAAATCTTTCACTCAGAAATATCAATTTATGATACATAAGAGAGTCCATACGGGAGGGAAACTATATAAATgccaagaatgtggaaaatgttttgctcagaatgcaCGACTTGAGACTCACCGGGCAATCCATACAGCAGAACAGCCATATAAATGCcagcagtgtgggaaatgttttgttcagcGTTCACGACTTATGAGGCACCAAGCACTTCATACAGAAGAAAAACTAGTAAAATCATAG